The following nucleotide sequence is from Roseivirga sp. BDSF3-8.
CGGCTGTTTTTACAGAGGCTCAGTACCGGCTAAGTGGCTCTGTATCTGCCCGCGCAGGCCTGCGTTACCAGCACATGCAGCCGTCAGGCTCACACGGGCTGAGCCCCCGCCTGGGCCTGGCCTGGCAGGCGGGCGAGCATAGTCAGCTATCCGCTGCATATGGCACCTTCTACCAGCAGGCCGAGGCTGAATACCTCTTAGCAGAAAACAGCCTGGCTCCTTATGAGGCTGCGCACTACATACTTAATTATCAGTGGAACAAGAGCGACCGCCTGCTACGTGTAGAAACTTACTATAAAAGCTATGACCGCCTTACCAGAACGCTCTCCGGAATGCCTGAAAACACCGGAGAAGGATTCGCTAAAGGGGCTGAACTGTTCTGGCGTGACCGCGAGACTGTGAAAAACCTGGACTACTGGGTGAGCTACAGCTATACGGACACGGAAAGGACTTACAGTAACTTTCCGGTAGCTGCCACCCCCACATTTGTGAGCAAACATGTGGTATCAGTGGTGGGCAAGTATTTTGTACGGCCGATAAGAACCCAGTTCGGCACCAGCATACAGTATGCCTCCGGCCGACCTTACGATAACCCGGCCACTGAAGCCTTTATGGACGGCCGCACCAAACCAATCTTTACCATAGACCTGAACGCGGCTCACTTAATAAGTGACCAGGTGGTACTCTTTGCCAGCGTCACCAACCTGCTGGGCTATGACCAGGTATTCGGCTACCGCTATGCAGACACGCCGGGGGGTATGCTCAGGCAGGCCATCAGGCCGGATGCACCCCGGTTTGTATTTGCGGGGCTATTCATCACGCTGGAGAAAAAATCAACTGAAGAACTACTTAACCAATTTTAAATATCACGATCATGAAAACCATTCTTACGACTTTACTCGCTATACTAATCACGGGGATGACATACGCAGGCAATTATGAGGTGGCTATGCAAAAAGCCCTTACCCAGCTGAATGAGGCTGACTCACCGGAAGCCTTTACCTCAACCGCACAGGCCTTTGACCGGATAGGCAAGGTTGAGGAGGGTGAATGGCTACCCCAGTATTATGCGGCGTTTTGCTATATTCGGGCAGCATTTGCTGAAGGTGACGTAGCCATCAGGGAAAAACACCTCAACCAGGCTATGGTACATGTGGAAGCCGGACTGGAAAATGAGGACAACAGTGAACTGCAGACCCTGCTCGGGTATGCCAAAATGGGTCAGATTACGGTAGACCCCATGACCCGCGGTCCCCAGCTCACGCCTGAAGTGATGCAGGCACTTGGCAAAGCGATACAAATGAACCCTGAAAACCCCCGGGCCTATATGGTGATGGGTCAGATGAAACTGGGAACAGCCAGGTTTTTTGGTAAGGGAGAGGAGGAAGCCTGCGGATACATCACCCGGGCGCTGGAATTATTCGGGACAGAAGAGGTACCTGAAGGATCTATGCAACCTGCCTGGGGGCAACACTATACGACGCAACTGGCTGGAACGTGTACGGAAATTCTTGCAGAAAAAGGACAGTAATTGAAAAAGCAGCACCATATGCATTGGAAAAAAGCCACCAGAACTGTACTCATTATTTTGGTAGTCAACCTGGTGGTCTTTTTGTTCATATGCCCGCCCTGCATGACCACAGCAGAAGGCCTGGCAAAAATATGGGATGATGTCCTGTACAGTCTGCTGCTGTCCATAGGCCTTTGGCTGGGCAACGGCTACATTAGTGATTACCTGGACAAACGTATTTCCTGGATAGAAACGCCCCTCAAAAGGCTCCTTATCGGGCTTGTAGCCATGTTTGGCTATTCCACATTCATTACCCTGGTCATCTCCTTTGTCTTCCTGAGCCTGCGCCATCCGGAGTTTACGGCGACGGCAGGGTGGGAGTTTTTTGTAAAAGTGCTCAATGTGCCCCTGATCATCACCCTGGGCATCACCGCTTTTCTCACCAGCAGGGGCTTTTTACTTAGCTGGAAGCAGTCGGCCATAGACGCAGAACAAGCGCGGGCCGAGGCCATCAAGTTCCGGTATGATGCGCTGAAGAGTCAATTGAAT
It contains:
- a CDS encoding tetratricopeptide repeat protein; the encoded protein is MKTILTTLLAILITGMTYAGNYEVAMQKALTQLNEADSPEAFTSTAQAFDRIGKVEEGEWLPQYYAAFCYIRAAFAEGDVAIREKHLNQAMVHVEAGLENEDNSELQTLLGYAKMGQITVDPMTRGPQLTPEVMQALGKAIQMNPENPRAYMVMGQMKLGTARFFGKGEEEACGYITRALELFGTEEVPEGSMQPAWGQHYTTQLAGTCTEILAEKGQ